From one Odontesthes bonariensis isolate fOdoBon6 chromosome 14, fOdoBon6.hap1, whole genome shotgun sequence genomic stretch:
- the LOC142398265 gene encoding LOW QUALITY PROTEIN: polyhomeotic-like protein 3 (The sequence of the model RefSeq protein was modified relative to this genomic sequence to represent the inferred CDS: inserted 2 bases in 1 codon) codes for MAHFYQYQAVFSLLNLCDAXEMDRQSPEDKPAVSSKTGAATSAAVTMTTVSSSSSTCTQSPSASLSIIPQDRQAVQVIQHAIHRPQSMAAQYLHQMYAAQQQHFMLQTAALQQHQHPSHLQTLATIQQASVCQRQSPSSSSLVQPAGVSQNSITLPASPVTAQLIGRTQTSTAAATTISQQAMLLGNRPANCNQAQMYLRTQMLILTPAATVAAVQSDLPAVTSCSSLPTSSQVQNLALRTHLPGALATAHRVILKPSAQSQTQPQAASLSKMAICALKTKQPTDTSAETGPSDVTRLAPAYSSVHTHTLVKQQLSCPPGQRLAHHQLILQQATGAAPSHRQLQPIALKVASQDTNSSPLSLSDKNVNTPSTSSQSRSDPPASSSTSSSPSVRNMFAPSTHTSVPAAAIQPQPPPLVAAPQRRTSFPQVQNQPPPPPPPLVLPRLPQNPPASLHRLSLHSVQALAVKSGQVLLTEQGLPVAEALVQMPYRNLPPPQTVAVDLKVHPVRHQETSLSGQICKVNGVSSEEKIDSSRSQRDGTPTPLTGSPKRSGAGVMDASSVTSNQSVIRSPQVEEPSQPTVSSSSNLPPSPPPPLPPPILPAAARGPSQPPSAPASLPGSPDRTTHVLTHLVEGFVIREGLEPFPVGPTSLLEDQQASLPESQEIQTNGEAAEDSPLDADQSDSTDSEMENDGPAADVAELRESVAGVLRCEYCGGRGYAHTFLRSKRFCSMTCVRRYSVSCTRRVKVQRAGRWGHRQMGRRGRPPSRVNGASREHFLRQSLGSFGSEKTRQRSREEEEEQQEEEEEEEPPVPMTTRLRKQAERARQRETEQTVTETIIISDREEDVDCPSQWNVERVFSYINTLPGGADAAKQFRSQEIDGQALLLLTEDHLVSTMNLKLGPALKLCAHINSLKDA; via the exons ATGGCCCATTTCTACCAATACCAGGCAG TCTTCTCGTTGTTGAATCTGTGTGATGC GGAGATGGACAGGCAGAGCCCAGAAGACAAGCCGGCGGTCAGTAGTAAAACCGGAGCCGCCACATCAGCCGCAGTCACCATGACAACAGtcagctccagcagcagcacGTGCACGCAGTCGCCCTCTGCCTCCCTCAGCATCATCCCGCAAGACAGACAGGCCGTCCAG GTGATCCAGCATGCCATCCACAGACCTCAGAGCATGGCCGCTCAGTACCTTCATCAGATGTACGCAGCCCAGCAGCAGCACTTCATGCTGCAGACAGCAGCCttgcagcagcaccagcacccaTCCCATCTGCAGACGCTGGCCACCATACAGCAG gcttcagtTTGCCAAAGACAGTCACCTTCCTCATCCAGTTTGGTTCAGCCTGCAGGTGTTTCCCAAAACtca ATCACTTTACCAGCATCTCCGGTGACAGCCCAGCTGATTGGCCGAACTCAGACATCCACGGCTGCTGCCACCACTATATCCCAGCAGGCCATGCTCCTGGGGAACAGACCTGCCAACTGTAACCAGGCTCAGATGTACCTTCGGACTCAGATG cTGATTCTAACTCCCGCAGCCACCgtggctgcagttcagtcaGACCTCCCCGCTGTGACCTCCTGCTCCTCTTTACCTACCTCCTCTCAG GTGCAGAATCTGGCTCTGCGCACCCACTTGCCTGGAGCTCTCGCTACAGCCCACCGCGTCATCTTAAAGCCATCGGCCCAGTCTCAAACCCAGCCTCAAGCCGCTTCTTTGTCTAAGATGGCGATCTGTGCTCTGAAGACCAAACAGCCGACTGACACTTCAGCAGAAACAGGACCTTCAGATGTCACCCGGCTGGCTCCAG CCTACTCCTCAGTACACACCCACACTTTAGTCAAGCAGCAGCTGTCGTGTCCACCGGGCCAGCGGCTGGCGCATCACCAGCTCATCCTCCAGCAGGCGACAGGAGCAGCCCCCAGCCACAGACAGCTCCAGCCCATCGCCCTCAAAGTAGCATCCCAAGACACCAACTCAAGCCCCCTTTCTCTTTCTGATAAAAATGTGAACACTCCCAGCACCTCTTCACAATCAAGAAGTGACCCTCCAGCCTCCTcttctacttcttcttctccatctGTCCGCAACATGTTTGCACCATCCACTCACACCTCAGTCCCAGCTGCTGCCATTCAGCCTCAGCCGCCTCCTCTGGTGGCTGCTCCGCAGCGTCGGACCTCATTCCCACAAGTCCAGAATCagcctcctccccctcctccacctctggttcTCCCCAGGCTGCCCCAGAACCCCCCTGCATCCCTCCACAGACTGTCCCTGCACTCAGTCCAGGCTTTGGCAGTTAAGTCAGGACAGGTGCTGCTCACAGAGCAGGGGCTGCCTGTGGCGGAGGCTCTGGTCCAGATGCCTTACCGGAACCTGCCGCCTCCGCAAACAGTGGCTGTTGATCTGAAAGTGCATCCAGTCAGGCACCAGGAAACTTCATTG TCGGGGCAAATATGCAAAGTGAACGGAGTGAGCTCGGAGGAGAAGATAGATTCTTCCCGCTCACAGAGAGACGGGACTCCTACTCCTCTGACTGGATCTCCTAAGAGGAGTGGTGCAG GAGTGATGGATGCGTCCTCCGTCACTTCCAATCAGTCGGTGATCAGGTCACCCCAGGTTGAGGAGCCATCCCAGCCCAccgtgagcagcagcagcaaccttCCCCCTTCACCtccccctcctctgcctcctcccaTCCTCCCAGCTGCAGCAAGAGGCCCCAGCCAGCCCCCTTCTGCCCCAGCCAGCCTCCCAGGAAGCCCTGACAGGACAACACACGTCCTCACACACCTTGTAGAGGGATTCGTCATCCGAGAGGGCCTGGAGCCTTTCCCG GTGGGTCCAACTTCACTGTTAGAAGACCAACAGGCCTCGCTTCCTGAATCCCAGGAGATACAGACCAATGGGGAAGCTGCAGAGGACAGTCCCCTGGATGCTGACCAGTCAGATTCAACAGACTCGGAGATGGAAAATGATGGCCCTGCAGCAGATG TTGCAGAGCTCAGGGAGAGTGTGGCGGGTGTGCTGAGGTGCGAGTACTGTGGCGGCAGAGGTTACGCTCACACATTTCTGCGCTCCAAACGCTTCTGCTCCATGACATGTGTCCGAAG GTACAGTGTTAGCTGCACCAGGCGTGTCAAGGTGCAGCGAGCAGGTCGTTGGGGCCACAGGCAGATGGGCAGGAGAGGGCGACCCCCCAGCAGAGTCAATGGAGCCTCCAGGGAACATTTTCTCAGACAG TCTCTGGGGTCATTCGGCTCAGAGAAGACTCGGCAGAGATCgagggaagaggaagaggagcagcaggaggaggaggaggaagaggagcctCCTGTTCCCATGACGACCCGGCTCCGAAAGCAGGCGGAGAGAGCGCGTCAGAGAGAAACAGAGCAGACGGTGACAGAAACGATCATCATttctgacagagaggaagacgTCGACTGTCCGTCCCAGTGGAACGTGGAGCGAGTGTTTTCTTACATCAACACCCTGCCAG